The DNA segment GCTGGGCGCTGTTTGCTGAAGACGAATGGGCGCTAGCAAATGATTTCGCTTTAACCGGTGGTTTACGTATGGATAAAGACGAAAACTACGGTACTCACTGGACACCTCGTGTTTATGGTGTTTGGCATATGGCTGATGAATGGACGTTAAAAGGTGGTGTATCTACTGGTTATCGTTCACCTGATTTACGCCAAGCAACGAAAACTTGGGGACAAGCAACAGGGGGTTCAGGTGGTAATGCCGTCATTTATGGTAACCCAGATCTGAAACCTGAAAAATCAGTAACAGAAGAGATTGGTATTATTTGGGATAACCGTGATAACTTAACGGCAAGTGTTACAATTTATAATACTGATTTTAAAGATAAAATTACTGAGCGTCGCATTTGTGATGATAAAGGCGTGTTACCTGCATGTACTAAAGAACAAGGATATGGTCACCTATATGACTTTATCAGTACGCGTGAAAACGTAGATAAAGCCAATATGCGTGGTATTGAGGTAACTGGTAACTGGACAATTTCACCTGCGTGGAACTTAGCAGCTAACTACACCTTTACTGATTCAGAGCAGAAGAGCGGTGCATTTAGTGGTAAACCACTGAATAAACAGCCTCGCCATATGGCAAATGCGACCTTAAACTGGGAAACTACGCCAGAAATGGAAACTTGGGCGCGTATTAACTTCCGTGGTAAAACATCGGATTACTTATCACGCACAAGTATGGCAACCGGTACACCTTCTTATGCATTTGTTGACATTGGTACAAGTTACAGCTTAACCAAACAACTTAATGTGATTGGTGGTGTTTATAACGTGTTCGATCGTCGCATTAATTATGAAAACTTTAATACCACATTAGAAGGTCGTCGTTACAACATTGGTTTGAACTATAACTTCTAATTTTTTACCCTCAGTTTGTGTCATTAAGACTCCACTTGTGGAGTCTTTTTTTATCTCTAATTTTCTTTCATTTGCTCAGAATTAATACTGGAAAGTTTAAATGTTGAGGTCTATATTTAGCTCAATAATTCATCTTATTCATCGTGTTATTTGGACTATTAGATTGTGATTTCTACTTATTACCAGCCATTTTTTTCTTAACTTATTCTCTTACTTTTTATTTATATAAAACAGGTTGCTAAAAAATAGGCACTTTTTATTAAAAGTCTATTTTGGGGCGATAAAAGAAGCATGAGTTAACAAAATCTTAGCATTAATCTTATTAATGTATTTTAAATGCTTTATTTTGATGATTTGGCAATGATATTAATTTTAATCTAAAGTTTAATTCTTATTTATCAATACATTGTGTTTTATTTTCTTACGGTAGAGTAATGGCTTTTGAAATATTTAAAACTTAAAAGTTGTGATAAAAGCACAATTATTGTTAATAAAATGTGGCGTTATATGTTGACTTAGTTTGCGAATTGAAAAGATCGTAAAAAAAGGGGGCTTTTTGATGAAAATGTATTGCTATTTAAGTCTGAGACGTGCAAAATGCGCCCACTAAAAATATGACTGATGCGTTTAAAGTGCATCGGTTTTTTTTTGCATTTTTACTTATTACTACACCAAGAGGTCAGATTCATTTGAGTCTGAATAGATAACATAATTTGATTAGCAGCCAGCCCCTTAGAGAAAGGGTTGTCATGATAGAGGAATGCTAATATGGTACAATTATTCTCTTTCGCAGTCGGGCCTAGCGGCACTGCGGGCAATGATGACTACGGAGCACGGCGTCTCCTAAACACATACACATCCTTAAAAACTTCATTCTATTCTGTTTATAGGCAGATGCGAAGTCTTCCCAGTAACTGTCGGTTGAGTTTATCTAATACTCAAACCGAAGTTATGGGAGGGTTCGCTAATGTCAGATAACGTCATCTCCTCTATCGGCACTAACCAAACTGGTGCTAACAATCGAGTTCAATTACGTAAAACCTTGACTCTAATGCAGGTAGTCATGATGGGGCTTGCTTTTTTACAGCCTATGACTATTTTCGATACATTTGGTATCGTTTCTGGCATTACGAATGGTCACGTAGCAACCTCGTATGCGATTGCGTTGATTGCAATTTTATTTACAGCGGTCAGCTATGGAAAATTAGTTAAGCGTTTTCCTTCAGCAGGCTCTGCGTATACTTATGCTCAAAAATCCATGAGCCCTTATGTTGGCTTTATGGTGGGTTGGTCATCTTTACTTGACTATTTATTTATGCCAATGATCAATATCTTATTGGCGAAAATCTATTTACAAGCAATATTCCCAGGCGTTGAACCGTGGATCTTTGTATTTGCTTTAGTGGCTTTAATGACGTTCTTTAACCTGCGTGGTATTAACGTTGTTGCGAACTTAAATACAGCGATCGTTATTGTTCAGGTAGCAGTCATGGTTGTCTTCGTTGGGCTGCTTATCCACGGTGTTTATAACGGAGAAGGTGCAGGGGAGTTATGGACCTTTAGACCGTTTGCGTCTGTTGATGCGCAAGTCATACCAATGATAACCGGGGCAACAATACTCTGTTTCTCATTCTTAGGTTTCGACGGTATTAGTACATTATCAGAAGAGACACCAAATGCAGGTAAAGTTATCCCTAAAGCGATTTTCTTAACAGCGCTGATTGGTGGGATCATCTTTATTGCGGTTTCTTACTTTTTACAACTGTATTTCCCAGATATTTCACGATTTAAAAATCCAGAAGAGTCACAACCTGAAATAATGCTGTATGTTGCGGGTGCTTTATTCCAGTCCATTATTTTAGTGTTCTCTTGTGTGACTGTATTAGCATCAGGTATGGCGGCTCACGCAGGTGTTGCACGTTTACTTTATGTTATGGGACGTGATGGTGTATTCCCTGAGAAGACATTTGGCTATGTACATCCAAAATGGCGTACGCCTGCATTTAACGTGCTATTAGTTGGCTTCTTAGCATTAGGTGCGGTGTTCTTTGATTTAGTGACTGCAACGGCATTAATTAACTTTGGTGCGTTAGTTGCGTTTACTTTCGTGAATCTGTCTGTTATTTCACAGTTCTATATTCGTGAGCGCCGTAATAAAGGATTAATGGATCACATTAATTACCTGATATTACCTATTATTGGTGCTGCAACAATGGGTGTCTTGTGGGTAAACCTTGAACCAGGTTCTATGGAGTTAGGTCTTGTTTGGGGCGCAATTGGTATACTTTATATGGTATGGATCACTCGTCGGTTCCGTAGACCAATGCCACAAATGCCAGAAAAGTAATATTCGAAGAATTGTTATAATGATAAATAAAATGGTCTCAGTAATGAGACCATTTTTTTTGTATTGAATAAACAGCGCTAGAATCGATCAGTATAATAAATAACCAATTGATTTATTTATATACAATAAAATTAAGTATATTTACCCATTCAAATAAAAAAATTAAAAATAATTTTATGTGGAATATAGGTTTGCTCTTAAGTATTTATCATTAGGTGTATTTACTTATTTAAATTAAATTAAATGTTTTTTTATATTAGTTTTAACATGTCTATATATATGAAAAACAAAATTTATATATTCAAAAATATATTTTTTTATTTTTTAAGTATTATATTGATGCTCGATTAAAGATTAGTTAAATATTCTAAAAATAAAGAAAGAACTTTATAAAAAAAGTTTTTTAAATAATTATCATTATGTAATTTAAACTCGCTTTACGAGTAAAATTTAATTGTTGTGCTACTCTTTAAAAAGAATTAGAAAATATATTTTCTTAATTTACATCTAATTAAGATGATTAAGGGAATAATACTAATTCCAATAGGCGATTTATTTAAAAAACGAAAGGTAACAATATGTCTTTAATTAAGAAAGTTGCTCCGTTTATCGTGTTGTCTGGATTTATGGTTGCAGGTAATGCTTTTGCTGCAACACAGGGCACAACGGTGTCATTCGAAGCATTAATTCGTGCCGCAAGTTGTGATGTTTCTTCAACAACAGAAGGTTCTAAAATTGATTGGGGAACCTTCACAAGTGATGAAGTTTCTGGCAAAAACGTCGGCGATCAATTAGGAGATAATAAGACGTTTAATTTAGAGCTTTCTAATTGTACAGCAGCATTAGCAACTGGTGAAACAATCAATCTTTATGCTCGTGGTAATAAATCAAACTTTGATTCTGAAATGTTTGCTAACGCAACAGCGGCTTCTTTAGCTGTAAAATTGTTAGCAACAGCAAGTAATACTTTAGTTAAACCAAATGTTGAAACAGGTCTGACATTAGGACAAGAGATCATTAAAGACGGTACAGGTCGTATTCCGATGACCGCTGGTCTGTATTTAACAAATGGTGCAGTAACAAGTGATGAATTAAAAGTACCAGTTACTTTTACTGTTGCTTATAACTAATATTGCTTAATTTTTAGAGGCTCTATTTAATAGAGCCTCTCATTAAAGAAGAAATATAATGATTAAAATTACAAATAGAATAAGAAAGTTTTTTGTTATTTTACTAATGATTATATCGCCACTCGCTTATTCTAAAGGCGTGGGTTTAAACGCTACACGTATTATTTATCCTGAAGGTGAGAGTAGTGTAGGTGTTATCGTTCGTAATGAAGAACCAAAAATAAATTATTTGGTACAAGCCTATATTTCCTCTGATGAAAACCCAATTGTATTTCAAGTCACTCCACCTCTTTTTAGAATTAATAGTTTATCAAGGCATGAAGTGAAAATTTATGCCATGAGTAATTCTTTACCAAAAGATAGAGAAAGTATTTTTTATTTTCATGCAAAGATGATCCCTGGACAAAACAACAATTCTGACACAGCGGGCTTAAGTGTGGGATTTGATAATGTCATAAAACTTTTCTACCGACCTAAAAATTTACCGATGACATCTGAGGATGCGCAAAAGAAATTAGGATTTAGTGTGGAAGGAAAACAATTAAAGGTAGTCAATAATTCCCCTTATTACATCAATTTTGCTGGGTTTTCTGTCAACAATATAAAGCTAGGTGTTAGTTTGGCCAATAACAATGCCATGATCGCGCCTTATAGTTCGATAAAATATGCCTTACCTACAGGTGTAACTAAAGGAAGTGTTCAATGGCGTACAATAGATGATTTAGGTGGATTTAATGAACATAAAGCCACATTTTAAACCAATTATATTGGGCGCATTATTAACTTGTATCTCTTTTTATGGATATAGCGCTGTTGATGACTCTGCGGTTGTCATAGTAAAAGGTTCAGTAACAAAAGGAACATGTGCTTTTACTTTATCAGACCAAACGGTGAAATTTTCTCAATCAACATTAATGCAAAATGTTGATGAAATAGGTGTAAAAAAGGAAAACAAAATACCTTTTTCAGTTAATTATCTTTGCCAAGATTATGTTGATGAAACACCTGATATGGAAGTTGTTATAAAAGCGGGATCAGGAACACAAATTGCAAATAACAAAATATCACCGGTGAATAATCCAACTAATGCGAGTTTCGCTCTATACGATTGTAAAAATGATCAATGTTCTTTAGTTAATTTTAATGCTGGAACAAGTTCTGTTTATATTACAACAGGAAATGGTAATAAAAATAAAGACTTTGAAGTCGAGCTTGTTAAGAAAGACAGTTCAGCGGTTAATCCTGGTACGCTAAAAGCAATATTAGCATTAACACTTATACAACCTTGAGAAAGTAAATATGAATATATTTCTATTGAAAAGGAATTTGTTAAGTTTGTTTATTACACTAGCACTATTTATTAGTTTTGATGCTCAGAGTATTGAATTTGACTTTAATGTGACCATTGATAAACAGACCTGCAAACTCTCAGTTTCAGGAACAAGTAGCAATGAAGTTGATTTTGGTAGTATTCAATCGAATAAAATTAAAAATAATCTTATAGAACCTATTCCGATAAAGGTATTACTGAGTGACTGTAAAACGAATGACTTTTTTGATACTTATGTGACAATGAAGGCAAAGAGTACTTTAAATACGGTTACATTTAATGATGATATCAATAAAAGTTTTGGTATCAGAGTATCAAGTAAAAATAATGTTGCTCAATCTAATAATAATACGGATTTTTTTAAATCTGAAGATACTGTTTGGAATAACATAAGTAAAGATCAATTAGAAAAAACACTTTATACCTATGTTAAATGCAAAGATCCCACAGTTTGTGATCCCGAATCTGGAGAGTTTTCGGCAACGTTAACTTTTTCGTATATCGTTGATTAAGATATTATATGAATAATTTTATTATAAAAATTTCTATTATTTTAATATTAGCTTTTAGTTATTTTAATGCTAACGCTCAAGGGGTTAGTTTAGGAAAAACGCGCGTTATTTTTTCTGAAGGTAACTCAAGTGAAAGTGTATATATTTCTAATGATGATAATCAACCTTATTTAATACAAGCTGGGGTTACTGAAAAAATTGATGGAAATTTGTCATCTAATTTTATAGTGACTCCCCCTGTATTTCGTTTAGAAAACAAGAGTGTTTCATCTTTACGTATTTTATTAAAAGAGACTCAAAATTTACCCAATGACAAAGAGTCACTCTTTTATTTGAATACAAAAATTATACCTTCTACTAAACGACCTAATGAAAGTGAATCACAGGAATCAAAATTAGTATTAATAACTAATTTTGTGATTAAAGTAATTTATCGACCTGAAAATATAGCAAGACCTTCAGAACAAGATTATAAAAAGATCTTTATTAAAGAACAAGAAGGAAAGTGGTTTTTAGATAACCCAACTCCATATTATATGACATTAACATCAATTAAAGTTAATAACGAAAAATATAACAAAACCTTATTGTTATCACCTTATAGCAAAACTGAATTGGTAGAAGTATCAATAAAAGAAGCTAGTTGGCATATAATTAACGACTATGGTGAATTATCAAAAGAATTCAAATATAAGGACTAATGAAATGAACGTTTTGAATAGTCGTATTTTTTTTATTACTACTTTGATATTAGGTTTTTTTTATTGCCAATTAGCATGGTCTGCTAATAATGCATTTGAATTTTCATTGCAAAGAATGACGTATAATGAAGGTAGTAAAAGCATCTCTATTGGTTTAAGAAATAATGAAAAAAAAGCATATCTCGTTCAGGCTAGTATGAGATGGTTAGATGAATCTACGGGGTTACAATTAATTGATAAAAAAGAGAATCCTCCTTTTATTTTAACTCCGCTTTTACAAAAAATAGAACCTGAAGAGTACTATGAGTGGGTGATTAAGTTTACTGGTTCAGAAAGTACAATACCAACAGATAGAGAGAGTGTTTATATTTCTCAATTTCGATTAATACCATCAACATCTGAAGAAACACCAAATGTACAGATGAACTTTATTAGGGCATTAAACTTTAAAGTATATTATCGACCAAAGTCTCTTGAAGGCATAGAAATAAAAGATGCAGAAAAAAAATTATCATTTTCAATTGATGGTAATAAAATAATTGCTAAAAATGATTCACCTATTTATCTAGCTTTTAACACAATAAAGATAAATGGAAAAGAGATCGAACTACAAGAGTTATCGAAAAACGTACCTCCATTTGGCACACAAGAATACTTATTTTCGAATGAAAAGAAGATTACATCTATTCATTGGCAAGTATTAGATGAGTTTATGTTCCCATTAGATGAAAAAATAAAAACAGTAAATTAATAAAAATATATTTTTTATAAGGCTAAATATTAAGAGTGTAAAAATGAATAAATCAATGGCAATTTTTAGATACAGTTTTTTTACATCACTTATTTTGTTCTCATTTAATTCTTTTGCAGAAGATTATTTTGATCCCGCATTACTTGATGGACAATTAGGTGTATCTGCAAATGAAATTGATTTAAGCCAATTTTCACAAAAAGATGCATTACCTGAAGGTAGAATATCTTTGTTAGTTTATGTCAATAATAATAACAATGGTGAGTTTATCATTAATTTGGTAAAAGGACCTAATAATAAAGTGGTGCCTGAAATAACCCGAGGCTTATTAGATAAATTAGGTGTTAATACTGAAGTAATACCTAAGTTAAATATGTTAAAAAGTGATCAGGTGATTTATGATATTAATGAATATATTCCTGATGCATTAATAAAAGTAAATTTATCAGAATTAAAACTAATCACTAGTTTTCCTCAAATTGTTATGTCTAATGATGCCGTCGGCTATATTGATCCCGCCTCTTTTGATAGTGGTGTTACTGCTATGTTTATCAATTATATGTTTAGTGGAGGTCATTCTTCTAACGATAGTAATGTTGATAAAATTAATAATAATGGAAAACAAAAAAATGATAATTTCTTTGCTCAATTAAGAGCAGGGTTTAATCTTTATGATTGGCGTTTACGTTCGACAATGACACAGACGTATACCCGAAATTCAAATAATGCAGAGACTCAAAGTAATAACAGTAATAAATTTTCTAATACATATCTTTCTCGTAATCTTTATTCTTTGCGGTCGGAATTTATTATTGGTGAAACGACAACCGGAAATGATGTCTTTGATAGTATTCCAATGAAAGGTATGCGTTTAGTTTCTAACGAACAAATGTTGCCAGCGAGTCAACAAGGTTTTGCTCCAGATGTGAGTGGAATTGCTCAATCAAATGCCCAAATTACTATCCGGCAAAATGGGAATGTTATTTATCAAACTTATGTTGCACCCGGTGCATTTAAAATAACCGATCTTTACGCGAGTGGCTCAGGAGGGAACTTGGATGTCACAGTGAAAGAAGAAGATGGTTCAGAAAGGACATTTACAGTTGCTTTTTCATCATTACCCGTAATGTTAAGACCGGGTGGTTGGAAATATGAAATTAGTACTGGGCGATTTGATGGTGGCACAACGGTTGGCTCTAAAAAGGCAGATTTTTTGCTTGCCAGTGGTATTTATGGTTTACCTCATGATGTCACTCTTTATGGCGGGGTATTAGGTGCGAAAGATTATTACGCTATTTCCTCTGGGATAGGAATTTCATTAGGTAATTGGGGTGCTCTGTCTACAGATATCACACATGCTCATGCTGACTTTAATACAATAGGTTCTCAAAATGGGCAATCTTATCGATTCCGTTATTCTAAGAATATGACCACTACGGGAACCTCTGTTGACTTAACGGCATTACGTTTTTCAACTAAAGATTATTACGATTTTAATCAATTTAATACTGAAGATTATCGGTTAAAAGAGGGCACTTCACCATGGTTAGGTGAACGAGAAAAAAGTCGTTTTACAACGTCAGTATCACAATCATTAGGTCAGTACGGTAGTATTTATTTATCTGGTAGCCGTTATAATTATTGGGAGCAAAATAAGAACGTTACTCAACTTACGACAGGCTATAATAGCAATATTCGTGGTATTAACTTTGGCATAAATTACAGTATTGATAGAATAAAATCAGATGATAGCTGGCCTGAAAATAGACAAATTAGTTTTAATGTGAGCGTTCCATTTAGTGTGTTTAGTAATTCGCCGGCACTCAGCAATTTTAATAGCACTTACATGATAAACCATGATAATAATGGAAGAACTAACCAGCAAGTTGGATTATCTGGTAGTGCATTTGATAACTCCTTATCTTATGGTATTTCTCAATCTTGGGCTAACCAAGGCCAATCTAATAATGGTTCAGCATATGCTAATTATTCAGGTAACTACGGTACATCCTCTCTAAATTATAATTATTCAAGTGACTATTATAATGTTAATGGCAGCATGAATGGTGGTTTGCTTTTACATTCAGGTGGTTTATTACTGGGTAGAAGCATGGGCAATAGTATGGCTATTGTTGAAGCACCTGGAGCAACAGGAACAGAGTTAAGTTCAGGAAATGGTGCGATTAATAGACAGGGATATGCGTTATCACCATATCTTACAGAATATCGCCAAAATACAATTGCATTAAATGTAAATACATTGCCTGACAATACGACTCTACAATCAACATCTCAAAATGTAGTTCCGACAAAAGGCGCTATTGTTAAGGTTGCCTTTAAAACAAAAATTGGCTTTCAAGCTATTTTAAATCTTTCTCAGAATAAAAGTGTTGTCCCATTTGGTGCTATTGCTACGTTAATTGATGCTGATAATCCTAATGATTTGAATACAGGTATTGTTGGTGAAAATGGCCAGCTTTATATGAGTGGGCTTCCTGATAATGGCAAGCTGTTAGTGAAATGGGGTAATAAAAACCAACAGAGTTGCAGCGTTTCGTATAGTGGCTTAAGTGATATTGAAGTCAATAGCAGGCAACCAATAAGAATTTTATCTCTTTCTTGCCAATAAAAAATAATCTTTATTTTATAGGTGGATGCATAACTATGAAAATGCGTAATTTAATGATGGCATCACTGACTTCAGTATTAATGACTTCGTCATTTAATGTTTTAGCTGGAACAGACATGGGTGCTATGACATTAAACTTAACAGGGGTGATTGATATGAATATCAATCCCAGTCAAGTTCAATATATAAATGGTACTTTGTCGGGAACGAGTAGTTTTCAAGGAAAACCTATTTACGATAATCAGAGTAATCCTTCGTGGAATAGTGTATATGCGATTATTTCATTAAGTCAGTCACAATCGAGGTGTAATTCTACATTTGTTTCTAAAATACCTAATCAATCTAATAAATATGGTTTAAAGTTAACGCATTCTTCGAATTCTGGCACAGTCGTTTATGTGACTCCTCAATTTAATTATAATGTCAGCCTATCCAATTTTGGTTCTAGTTTTCAAAGTGTCTATACTGGGCAATTTTTTCAGCCAAATAGTGGTGTTGTTGATAAAGAAACGCCTGACGTTAATGTATGTTATGTACCATCTAATTATGCAACAACTACAGTTCCTGCTGGTGGTATTAAAAATATTAGAGTTACGGTTCCAAGTTCATTTCCTGTTTATATTGATGCTCAGTTAACTCCCGGAAAACTAACATATACGGGGACTCCTTTTTATGTAGGGAGTTTTGGCCGAATTGTTGAGGGAGATTTCTATGCAAAAGTTAACGTAAATGCCAATGTAACAGTGAAACGATCTTGTGCTGTTACTGGAGTATCTAATCAACAAATTAATGAAAACATGACATTTACGAATGAAGTCATTAAAGAATCTGTATTTACATTGTCCTGTGGTGGTACAGGTAACCCTGTAAATATGTCAGCGGTAATTAAAGAGGGAAGTTTAGATCCAAATAATGTAAATAAGTTAGTTTTAGCACCTATTAATGGTACTGTCTCTGACAAAAAACCTTGGGTTATAGGATTGCCTTATAAGCAAACTTCAACACCAAGTTTAAAATGTGCTAATGAAAATAATAATGATCTATTAAAGTTCAATAATACAGATCTCGAACTAACTGGAACCAATATGGGGAATAATCAACCTGATATATTTGGTATCAAATGGGCCATTTGTAAACCAGATGGTACAAAAGCGGGTGAATATCGCGGAAAAGTGGATGTAAATATATTTGTCCGAGGATAAAAGTAATAGATTAAAAAAGAAAAAAGCGGATCTTAGGGGCCGCTTTTTTTTTATAGAAGATATTTTTATTTCTATTGATTAGATTTGACAGTTCAGTTTGAAAAGTTGAGAGTTACCCGTTTAGTATAGGTGCCAAAGCCTTATGTAAAACACAAAAGGTAACTCTCATTCTCCATATTAATAATCCAATTATTAAACACTAAGTAGTGTCCATTTCTCCTAACTTAAGGCAGCCTAAGCTAGGTTTTGTTATTTAAATCATACGATAACTTAAAATGAATAAAGCGAATCTTTAGACTCTTTCAATTTTTGTGCTAATTCAGAAGCTTCATATCGTTCGGTTACTATTTCGATATAAGAGGCACTTTCTGTTGATCCCGCCACTTTAAGCGCTTTATTTAATTCATCTATCGTTGTGACTTTCTCACAATGCCAATCTGTTGCACCAAAAGCTTTAGGTAATTGATGATAATTCCATTGAGCAAGATCGTTATAATAAGCTTCAGGGTAATCACATAATAATCGCTCAATTAAATAACCATCATTATTTAACACAAGGATAATTGGTTTTAATCCGAAGCGAACAAATTGGCTAATCTCTTGTACCGTTAATTGATGGGAGCCTTCACCTGTAATTAAAATAACTCGTTTGTTAGGCGCTGCAAGGGTTGCACCAAATGATGCTGGTGTTGCCCAACCAATAGAACCCCATAATGTTTGGTTATGGAATTGAGCGCCTTCTGGTAATAGGGCAAAACCTAATCCCATTGATGATGTACCTGTCTCTGCAATAATAATATCATTAGGTTTAAAGAACTTTTCTAAATGAGGATAGAGATACTGAGCCGTAATTTTACCGTTATCAGATAACACAGCTTCGCCTAATCCTTTGGCTTTTATCTGATGATACGTTTTATTCGGTAATCGTTGAGTCAGAGCTGAGAGCACGTCTTCTATATAAATCGATGTGTAGATAACTGAATCAATCTCAACATACTCAGGCATGATGTTGATAAGTTGTTTTGGTTTAATATTGGCAGTAAAACTTCCTGTATTGAAGTCGGTCATCATTGCACCAATCCCTAATACGTACTCACTATTTTCTACAAATTCTCTGACTTCAGGTGTCATTAATTTGCCATCATACATGCCAATATATTGGGGATGAGATTCACTTAAAATACTTTTATCCATAAACATAGTGGCATAAGGTAAGCCAGTCTTATCAATAAAAGCTTGCACATTATCTGATAATCCTAAACGGGCGGATAAAATACCAGGTAATACGCAGATATTATTGCTGTGTGCAAGTTTTTCAATAATGAGTGATACCACTTTTTCTAATATTTCTTTATCACTTATTGGTCTTTTGGGGGCGGTAACAGGGGAATGTTCTATCACTTGCATAGTGGCATAATCAGAAGGTAGGCCGATATAAACAGGGCGACGTTCTTTTAATGCAGTCGCAATTAAACGTTCCATTTCTGTAATACAATTTTCAGGTGTTAATATTGCGTGAGCGCAAGCAAGACGTTGGCCTAATTGATAAAAAATATCAAAATAACCATTACCTAATGTGTGATGAACAAGGCGCTTACTTTTTTGTACACCACTTGCTGGCATACCAACTAAATGGAAAATAGGTAGGTTTTCTGCATAAGAGCCAGCAATAGCATTAATCGCACTTAACTCACCAACACCAAATGTTGTCGATAACGCTGCCATACCTTTAATTCGGGCATAACCATCAGCAGCGTAAGCTGCATTTAATTCATTGCAGTTGCCAATCCAACGCATATGTTTGCTATTACAAATAGTATCTTCTATGGGAAATGCATAATCACCCGCCACACCAAAAACATCACTTATTCCTAAGTCATATAAACGGCTTAACATATATTCAACGACAGTCTTACTCATATTATCTCCAAAAAATCCGAATAATAGTCTATAAAAGTATATGAATGCTTTTACATTATGCTTAATGTTTTATCGCGAATATTATTTGATATGAAATGGTTTATTATCATTAAGGGCATAACTAAATGTAATAAGGTAAATATTGCTAATGAATATTCGTACATTACGCTATTTTGTTGAGGTTGTTCAATTAAATGGCTTTAGCCGAGCCGCTGATGCGCTATTTATCACTCAACCTGCAATTAGTCGTAGTATTAAAAAATTAGAAGATGAATTGGGTATTATTTTATTAGTGAGAGAAACTGATGGCGTTAGATTAACGGATGATGGTGCAATACTGTTTGAACATGCAAAACAGATAC comes from the Proteus appendicitidis genome and includes:
- a CDS encoding APC family permease encodes the protein MSDNVISSIGTNQTGANNRVQLRKTLTLMQVVMMGLAFLQPMTIFDTFGIVSGITNGHVATSYAIALIAILFTAVSYGKLVKRFPSAGSAYTYAQKSMSPYVGFMVGWSSLLDYLFMPMINILLAKIYLQAIFPGVEPWIFVFALVALMTFFNLRGINVVANLNTAIVIVQVAVMVVFVGLLIHGVYNGEGAGELWTFRPFASVDAQVIPMITGATILCFSFLGFDGISTLSEETPNAGKVIPKAIFLTALIGGIIFIAVSYFLQLYFPDISRFKNPEESQPEIMLYVAGALFQSIILVFSCVTVLASGMAAHAGVARLLYVMGRDGVFPEKTFGYVHPKWRTPAFNVLLVGFLALGAVFFDLVTATALINFGALVAFTFVNLSVISQFYIRERRNKGLMDHINYLILPIIGAATMGVLWVNLEPGSMELGLVWGAIGILYMVWITRRFRRPMPQMPEK
- a CDS encoding fimbrial protein; this translates as MSLIKKVAPFIVLSGFMVAGNAFAATQGTTVSFEALIRAASCDVSSTTEGSKIDWGTFTSDEVSGKNVGDQLGDNKTFNLELSNCTAALATGETINLYARGNKSNFDSEMFANATAASLAVKLLATASNTLVKPNVETGLTLGQEIIKDGTGRIPMTAGLYLTNGAVTSDELKVPVTFTVAYN
- a CDS encoding fimbrial biogenesis chaperone, translated to MIKITNRIRKFFVILLMIISPLAYSKGVGLNATRIIYPEGESSVGVIVRNEEPKINYLVQAYISSDENPIVFQVTPPLFRINSLSRHEVKIYAMSNSLPKDRESIFYFHAKMIPGQNNNSDTAGLSVGFDNVIKLFYRPKNLPMTSEDAQKKLGFSVEGKQLKVVNNSPYYINFAGFSVNNIKLGVSLANNNAMIAPYSSIKYALPTGVTKGSVQWRTIDDLGGFNEHKATF
- a CDS encoding fimbrial protein; translated protein: MNIKPHFKPIILGALLTCISFYGYSAVDDSAVVIVKGSVTKGTCAFTLSDQTVKFSQSTLMQNVDEIGVKKENKIPFSVNYLCQDYVDETPDMEVVIKAGSGTQIANNKISPVNNPTNASFALYDCKNDQCSLVNFNAGTSSVYITTGNGNKNKDFEVELVKKDSSAVNPGTLKAILALTLIQP
- a CDS encoding fimbrial protein; its protein translation is MFITLALFISFDAQSIEFDFNVTIDKQTCKLSVSGTSSNEVDFGSIQSNKIKNNLIEPIPIKVLLSDCKTNDFFDTYVTMKAKSTLNTVTFNDDINKSFGIRVSSKNNVAQSNNNTDFFKSEDTVWNNISKDQLEKTLYTYVKCKDPTVCDPESGEFSATLTFSYIVD
- a CDS encoding fimbrial biogenesis chaperone, which translates into the protein MNNFIIKISIILILAFSYFNANAQGVSLGKTRVIFSEGNSSESVYISNDDNQPYLIQAGVTEKIDGNLSSNFIVTPPVFRLENKSVSSLRILLKETQNLPNDKESLFYLNTKIIPSTKRPNESESQESKLVLITNFVIKVIYRPENIARPSEQDYKKIFIKEQEGKWFLDNPTPYYMTLTSIKVNNEKYNKTLLLSPYSKTELVEVSIKEASWHIINDYGELSKEFKYKD
- a CDS encoding fimbrial biogenesis chaperone, yielding MNVLNSRIFFITTLILGFFYCQLAWSANNAFEFSLQRMTYNEGSKSISIGLRNNEKKAYLVQASMRWLDESTGLQLIDKKENPPFILTPLLQKIEPEEYYEWVIKFTGSESTIPTDRESVYISQFRLIPSTSEETPNVQMNFIRALNFKVYYRPKSLEGIEIKDAEKKLSFSIDGNKIIAKNDSPIYLAFNTIKINGKEIELQELSKNVPPFGTQEYLFSNEKKITSIHWQVLDEFMFPLDEKIKTVN